A region of Psychrobacter fulvigenes DNA encodes the following proteins:
- the tnpB gene encoding IS66 family insertion sequence element accessory protein TnpB (TnpB, as the term is used for proteins encoded by IS66 family insertion elements, is considered an accessory protein, since TnpC, encoded by a neighboring gene, is a DDE family transposase.), which translates to MIPITYIWLSTAPMDMRCGSGKLLAHIITQHQGIRPHCAYLFYNKADTRLKVFIHDGLGVWLCSRQLDDSKFHGLTKQLTPTQTGISINREQFNALISGLPWRNMGKDTLTPIL; encoded by the coding sequence ATGATACCCATCACTTACATCTGGCTATCCACCGCGCCCATGGACATGCGATGTGGCAGCGGCAAACTACTGGCTCACATCATCACCCAGCACCAAGGCATCCGCCCTCACTGTGCCTACCTGTTTTACAACAAAGCAGACACACGCCTAAAAGTATTCATTCATGACGGACTTGGGGTTTGGCTTTGCAGCCGTCAGCTAGACGACAGCAAGTTTCATGGCTTAACCAAGCAGCTCACCCCCACTCAAACCGGCATCAGCATCAACCGTGAGCAATTTAATGCCTTAATCAGTGGATTGCCTTGGCGTAACATGGGCAAAGATACATTGACCCCCATCCTATAA